The Coregonus clupeaformis isolate EN_2021a chromosome 20, ASM2061545v1, whole genome shotgun sequence genome contains a region encoding:
- the LOC123481519 gene encoding CMRF35-like molecule 5, whose protein sequence is MEKEFITTVTLLLAMSPAESEGLAVTGLEGGQVEIKCSHRFAQSNKKYFCKDTCTGSDILVQTDSKNYIQRGRYSIDDIGDGDFTVTIKNLKMSDSGTYWCGVNRFFIDTTKEVLLTVLGGCQIKY, encoded by the exons ATGGAGAAAGAATTCATCACCACGGTTACCCTTCTGTTAG CTATGAGTCCAGCTGAGTCAGAGGGTTTGGCAGTGACTGGACTTGAAGGAGGACAGGTGGAAATCAAATGCTCACATAGATTTGCACAGAGCAACAAAAAATACTTCTGCAAGGACACCTGCACTGGTTCAGATATTCTGGTTCAAACTGACAGCAAGAACTATATTCAGAGAGGGAGATACAGTATAGATGACATAGGAGATGGAGACTTCACTGTTACCATCAAGAACCTGAAGATGTCAGACTCTGGGACCTACTGGTGTGGAGTGAACAGATTCTTCATAGACACGACCAAGGAAGTGCTTCTCACAGTACTGGGCG GAtgtcaaatcaaatactaa